ATCACGACCGTGCATTGGGTTAGCACCTGGCGCAAATGGCGCACCTGCGCGACGACCGTCTGGCGTGTTACCTGTCTTCTTACCGTATACCACGTTAGATGTGATAGTAAGGATAGACTGAGTAGGAACAGCATTACGGTAAGTCTTAAGCTTACGGATCTTGTTCATGAACACTTCAACAAGTTCACAAGCGATATCATCAACGCGAGCATCGTTGTTACCGAATTTAGGGTAGTCGCCTTCGATTTCGAAGTCGATTGCTACGCCATCTTCGTCACGGATTGGTTTCACTTTCGCGTACTTGATTGCAGAAAGTGAGTCAGCTGCGATAGAGAGACCTGCGATACCACATGCCATTGTACGGTATACGTCACGGTCGTGTAGTGCCATTAGAGCCGCTTCGTAGCTGTACTTGTCGTGCATGAAGTGGATGGCGTTTAGTGCAGCAACGTACTGCTTAGCTAGCCAATCCATGAAGTGGTCTAGGTTGCTCCACACTTCGTTGAAGTCTAGTACTTCTGAAGTGATCTTAGGCATTACTGGGCCAACTTGCATTTTCAGCTTCTCATCAACACCGCCGTTGATTGCGTAAAGCATAGTTTTTGCAAGGTTTGCACGAGCACCAAAGAACTGCATTTGTTTACCAACAACCATTGGAGATACACAACATGCGATTGCGTAGTCGTCAGAGTTCATGTCTGGACGCATTAGGTCGTCGTTTTCGTACTGGATAGAAGACGTATCGATAGATACCTTCGCACAGAACTTCTTGAAGCCTTCAGGTAGCTGTTCAGACCAAAGAACCGTGATGTTTGGCTCTGGAGAAGGGCCCATAGTGTATAGAGAGTTTAGGAAACGGAAGTTTGAACGCGTTACTAGCGTACGACCGTCAAGACCCATACCACCCATAGATTCTGTTGCCCAAATTGGGTCACCAGAGAATAGATCATCGTACTCAGGAGTACGTAGGAAACGAACCATACGTAGCTTCATTACGAAGTGGTCGATCATTTCCTGTGCTTCAACTTCAGTGATCTTACCAGCAGCGATATCACGCTCGATGTACACGTCTAGGAAGGTAGAAGTACGACCTAGAGACATAGCCGCGCCGTTTTGAGACTTAACAGCCGCTAGGTAGCCGAAGTAAGTCCACTGGATAGCTTCTTGTGCAGTTTCAGCAGGACGAGAAATATCGTAACCGTATTTCGCAGCCATTTCTTTCATCTGGCCTAATGCACGGTGTTGCTCTGCAATCTCCTCACGAAGTTGCATGGTCATTTGCAGATCTTCGCCGTTTTCAAATTTTTCCTGTAGAGACTTGAACTGAGCCAGTTTGTCCTTCATTAGGAAGTCGATACCGTATAGCGCAACACGACGGTAGTCACCGATGATACGACCACGGCCGTAAGCATCTGGAAGACCAGTCAGAACACCAGACTTACGACAAGCTAGGATATCTGGAGTGTAGATATCGAATACGCCAGCGTTGTGCGTTTTGCGGTATTCTGTGTAGATTTTAGAAATTTGAGGATCGAGTTCACGGCCGTAAACTTTACAAGAACCTTCTACCATGCGGATACCACCGTTAGGGATGATAGCGCGCTTAAGAGGGGCGTCAGTTTGTAGACCAACGATCTTTTCAAGATCTTTGTTGATATAGCCTGCATCGTGAGCAGTGATGGTAGAGATCAGGTCAGTATCGAAATCAACTGGAGCGTGAGTCGAGTTCTCGATTTTGATACCTTCCATTACTTTAGCCCAAAGCTTGTTGGTTGCTTCAGTACCTTCAGAAACTAGGAAAGATTCGTCGCCTTCGTACGGAGTGTAGTTCTTCTGAATGAAATCACGAACGTTTACTTCGTTTTGCCACTCACCTGCCGCAAAACCTTCCCAAGCTTTAGCAAATTGCTCTGCCATGACATACCTACCTTTTTAGTAGAAAAAACACGTACTGCTGTGACTGTTGAGCCAGCCATCCTCTTATAGAAGAGGCCCAGTACACTCTTATGAATAACAATATCTATCGGTTTTTGAGCTCGCCAGAAAGCGATAGATATTGTCACTGTTTTTGTTGGGTATCTTGATGACTTGACGTTAGGTTAAGCTAAAAAAAATTTGCAAACCTTAAACTAAATCAATAAATCCTCAAAAAACTCAATAAAATTTGGGTGGTGACCAGCACCACCCACACTTTTTTTTAATCTTACAGCCAGGCTTTAATGCCATATTGGCTTTCTAGCATACCCACTGCGAGCATAGCAACCAGACAGATAATCAGCACGCCGCCAGGGATAACGACTTTGTCAACAAAAGAGAGTTTAGATGCACGCTCTTTGTCACCAATCAGGCCATTGTTGTCCAGAAGCATGGTCAATGCCCAAGCCAGCACAGGGTTAACCACCGCAGAACCAAAGATACAGATGCCCGCAGCTTGTGAATCTTTGGTGTCTTTCACCATCTGCATACCTGCTTCAAGCAGCGGCAGGAACACACCAACGAGAAGCGCACAGCGCATTACGGGTGGCCATACCGCAACGTCCATTGGGAAACCAAGAACGGCGATGGTCATAACCAGAGTACCTAGAATGATCGCGCCTGCAGGGATTGGACGTTTTGCAATCGCTGCTGGAATCATGTACGTCCCCCAAGACGAAGTGATGTTGCCGCCGCCCAGTGCGGTACCAACCATCTGGCGGATAGAACACATGGTCATGGTGTCGTCCACATCCATCAGTACTTTTTCTGTCTTCTTAGGATAGTTCAATTCTTGGAAAATACGGTGGCCAAGGAAATCTGGAGACCACATCGCTACCGCTAGAATCGCAAATGGCAGAGAAGCAATAAAGTGCTGCAGATTTGGCAAGCCGAGTTGCCAGCCGGTCTCAGTGCTGCCCCACCAGTAAACAGGGTTTAGATTTGGCAGACCAGTTTGAGTTTCGAATTTTAAGTCGAAGCCCGCGCCAAGCAGTAGGGCGA
This Vibrio navarrensis DNA region includes the following protein-coding sequences:
- the pflB gene encoding formate C-acetyltransferase encodes the protein MAEQFAKAWEGFAAGEWQNEVNVRDFIQKNYTPYEGDESFLVSEGTEATNKLWAKVMEGIKIENSTHAPVDFDTDLISTITAHDAGYINKDLEKIVGLQTDAPLKRAIIPNGGIRMVEGSCKVYGRELDPQISKIYTEYRKTHNAGVFDIYTPDILACRKSGVLTGLPDAYGRGRIIGDYRRVALYGIDFLMKDKLAQFKSLQEKFENGEDLQMTMQLREEIAEQHRALGQMKEMAAKYGYDISRPAETAQEAIQWTYFGYLAAVKSQNGAAMSLGRTSTFLDVYIERDIAAGKITEVEAQEMIDHFVMKLRMVRFLRTPEYDDLFSGDPIWATESMGGMGLDGRTLVTRSNFRFLNSLYTMGPSPEPNITVLWSEQLPEGFKKFCAKVSIDTSSIQYENDDLMRPDMNSDDYAIACCVSPMVVGKQMQFFGARANLAKTMLYAINGGVDEKLKMQVGPVMPKITSEVLDFNEVWSNLDHFMDWLAKQYVAALNAIHFMHDKYSYEAALMALHDRDVYRTMACGIAGLSIAADSLSAIKYAKVKPIRDEDGVAIDFEIEGDYPKFGNNDARVDDIACELVEVFMNKIRKLKTYRNAVPTQSILTITSNVVYGKKTGNTPDGRRAGAPFAPGANPMHGRDEKGAVASLTSVGKLPFAHAKDGISYTFSIVPNALGKDENAQRANLAGLMDGYFHHEAGIEGGQHLNVNVLNRDTLLDAVKHPEKYPQLTIRVSGYAVRFNSLTAEQQADVIARTFTESL
- a CDS encoding DUF3360 family protein, translated to MSDAVNKVHSDSDIETKSYQELHRPASEFASRSDYLDHELQIMKPRRFGLNLPGRDFRFELEDLVPALAGTIGIIAMYSAVMMSWADGLTQAWDHVNLGKEFAIEVARVEMLFPALFFCVIASGFVNPRANLAGNHGPMIPLIGAIALAGAHPLALALLLGVFGLLLSYFKGGSKLVNLTSEGTAGGLLIFLGFTGTMSQITSIQEWAVGLQSADIAAGSLGYIGLVVLGINIVIYALLAKINLRWLAIPVCAFTGLVIALLLGAGFDLKFETQTGLPNLNPVYWWGSTETGWQLGLPNLQHFIASLPFAILAVAMWSPDFLGHRIFQELNYPKKTEKVLMDVDDTMTMCSIRQMVGTALGGGNITSSWGTYMIPAAIAKRPIPAGAIILGTLVMTIAVLGFPMDVAVWPPVMRCALLVGVFLPLLEAGMQMVKDTKDSQAAGICIFGSAVVNPVLAWALTMLLDNNGLIGDKERASKLSFVDKVVIPGGVLIICLVAMLAVGMLESQYGIKAWL